One genomic segment of Effusibacillus lacus includes these proteins:
- the rlmD gene encoding 23S rRNA (uracil(1939)-C(5))-methyltransferase RlmD yields MAKVKAQLPVEKNQYVELDITGQGHEGEGVGRYQDYTLFVPGAIRGERIRAKVTKVNKNYGFARLVEVLQASEFRAEPPCPIYHRCGGCNLQHMTYEGQLAHKRQLVVDALARIGKLEDVEVLPVLGMDEPWKYRNKSQVPVGLVNGKVVAGFYAPRTHEIIDMEGCLIQHPYSDEIVGKVKRALVDLGIPVYDEVSHQGLVRHIVARVGYHTGETMVVLVTNGRKIPRVEELVSRLRMEIGHLVSIIQNVNTAVTNVIFGPDTYTLWGKDRIEDRIGDVRFSISARSFFQVNPVQTEVLYGKALEYAQLTGKETVIDAYCGIGTISLFLARKAKHVVGVEVVEAAIEDAKRNAELNGIENVGFLEGEAEKVIPRLYEERGLRADVVVVDPPRKGCDEALLSTIVDMRPERVVYVSCNPSTLARDLRFLEDRGYKTQEVQPVDMFPHTYHVECVTLLTLK; encoded by the coding sequence ATGGCAAAAGTAAAAGCACAACTTCCGGTAGAGAAAAATCAATACGTGGAACTTGATATAACAGGGCAGGGGCACGAAGGGGAAGGTGTAGGTCGCTATCAGGACTACACCCTGTTTGTGCCGGGGGCCATCAGAGGGGAACGGATCAGGGCGAAGGTGACCAAGGTCAACAAGAACTATGGTTTTGCCAGATTGGTTGAGGTGCTGCAGGCTTCGGAATTTCGGGCAGAACCGCCCTGCCCGATTTATCACCGCTGTGGGGGATGTAATCTGCAGCACATGACCTATGAGGGACAGCTTGCCCATAAAAGGCAACTGGTGGTGGATGCCCTGGCACGGATTGGAAAACTGGAGGATGTTGAAGTTCTTCCCGTGCTTGGCATGGACGAGCCTTGGAAATACCGAAACAAGTCGCAAGTGCCGGTGGGGCTTGTCAACGGCAAGGTAGTCGCGGGTTTCTACGCTCCCCGCACCCACGAAATTATCGACATGGAAGGCTGTTTGATCCAACATCCGTATAGTGACGAGATTGTGGGGAAGGTCAAGCGGGCTCTGGTGGACCTCGGGATCCCGGTATATGACGAGGTCAGCCATCAGGGACTCGTTCGGCATATCGTCGCCCGCGTTGGCTATCACACAGGTGAAACCATGGTGGTGCTGGTGACGAACGGTCGCAAGATTCCTCGTGTGGAGGAGCTTGTGTCTCGTTTGCGGATGGAGATTGGCCACCTGGTATCCATTATTCAGAACGTGAATACGGCGGTCACCAATGTCATTTTTGGACCTGATACCTACACCCTGTGGGGCAAGGATCGGATTGAGGACCGGATTGGCGATGTCCGATTTTCCATCTCGGCCCGTTCGTTCTTTCAGGTGAATCCGGTTCAGACAGAGGTCTTGTATGGGAAGGCTCTGGAATATGCGCAATTGACCGGGAAGGAGACTGTCATTGACGCTTACTGCGGGATTGGCACGATATCGCTGTTTCTGGCGCGGAAGGCCAAGCATGTCGTGGGCGTGGAAGTCGTCGAGGCGGCCATTGAGGATGCCAAGCGGAATGCGGAACTGAACGGAATTGAGAATGTGGGGTTCCTGGAAGGCGAAGCGGAGAAAGTGATTCCCCGGCTGTACGAGGAACGGGGTCTGCGGGCCGATGTGGTCGTGGTCGACCCACCCCGCAAAGGCTGTGACGAAGCTTTGTTATCGACAATTGTGGATATGCGACCAGAGCGGGTTGTCTATGTAAGTTGCAATCCTTCCACGCTTGCCCGCGACCTGCGGTTCCTGGAAGACCGGGGGTACAAGACGCAAGAGGTTCAGCCGGTGGATATGTTCCCGCATACGTATCATGTGGAGTGTGTAACCTTACTAACCTTGAAATAA
- a CDS encoding putative holin-like toxin translates to MTVYEALSLMIAFGILIATKLSQNKKK, encoded by the coding sequence ATGACAGTATATGAAGCATTGTCCCTGATGATCGCATTCGGGATTTTGATTGCTACAAAACTGTCTCAGAATAAAAAGAAGTAG
- a CDS encoding HNH endonuclease produces MVTEAYHRRCAISGEKTLPVLEAAHIKPYSQNGPHSTSNGLLLRKDLHTLFDRGYITINEDLHIEVSKRIKEDYGNGKEYYAFHGKKLAVIPDNIQEKPSSQFLRWHNENVYLA; encoded by the coding sequence ATGGTAACAGAGGCCTATCATCGGCGTTGTGCCATATCAGGAGAGAAGACATTGCCTGTATTGGAAGCGGCCCATATCAAACCTTACTCTCAAAACGGACCCCACAGCACGAGCAATGGCTTATTGCTGAGAAAGGATCTTCATACGTTATTTGATAGAGGATATATAACCATCAATGAAGACTTGCACATTGAGGTAAGCAAGAGGATAAAGGAAGATTACGGAAACGGCAAAGAGTACTATGCTTTCCATGGTAAAAAGTTAGCTGTGATACCTGACAATATACAAGAAAAGCCGTCATCCCAATTTTTAAGATGGCATAATGAAAATGTTTATTTGGCATAG
- a CDS encoding integrase catalytic subunit: protein MTKYREILRLSGMGLSQRSIASSCQCSRNTVSEVLKRAKEKDLSWPLPEDVADADLQYLLFPEKAQVSSRKIPDCEYIHRELAKSGVTLSLLWSEYCEMCRLSQEIPLKYTQFCNYYRKYAATTKATMHIQRKPGEQMEVDWAGQTASLVDAETGELVPVYIFVAALSCSQYAYVEGFLSQNQESWIAAHNNAFTHFGGVPKFSYPTTSRPVLNNPHGIPLSSTKPIMKWPSTMARQ from the coding sequence ATGACCAAGTATCGAGAAATTCTGCGGCTAAGCGGCATGGGCTTAAGCCAACGTAGCATTGCGTCCAGTTGTCAATGCTCGCGAAACACCGTATCCGAGGTATTGAAGCGTGCGAAGGAGAAAGATCTGTCATGGCCACTGCCAGAAGACGTGGCGGATGCCGATCTGCAGTATCTGTTATTCCCCGAAAAAGCGCAAGTTTCTTCACGCAAGATTCCGGATTGCGAGTACATCCATCGCGAATTAGCCAAGAGCGGCGTCACCCTTAGCCTACTCTGGAGTGAATACTGCGAGATGTGCCGTCTAAGTCAAGAAATTCCCCTGAAGTACACCCAATTCTGTAACTACTACCGCAAGTATGCCGCGACCACGAAAGCCACAATGCATATCCAGCGTAAACCCGGCGAGCAAATGGAAGTCGATTGGGCAGGCCAAACCGCTTCGTTAGTGGACGCAGAGACAGGAGAATTGGTGCCTGTGTACATCTTTGTTGCAGCCTTATCCTGCAGCCAATATGCCTACGTGGAAGGCTTTCTGTCTCAGAATCAGGAAAGCTGGATTGCGGCTCATAACAACGCCTTTACTCATTTTGGCGGTGTTCCAAAATTCTCGTACCCGACAACCTCAAGACCGGTGTTGAACAATCCTCATGGTATTCCCCTGTCATCAACAAAACCTATCATGAAATGGCCGAGCACTATGGCACGGCAGTGA
- a CDS encoding Mu transposase domain-containing protein, protein MAEHYGTAVIPARVRKPKDKPSAEGTVGIISTWIIAALRNQTFFTLTELNAAIAEKLAAFNKRPFQKKPGSRLSTFLDEEKHTLQPLPASLYECATWKVATVQFNYHIAVDKMHYSIPYEYIKQKVDVRITKGVIEVFYNHHRICSHPRLYGRPGQYHTVADHMPDKHKQYVQWNAERFVSWAQQVGPYTTAAIQAILTGHRVEQQGYKACMGVLKLADRYSLVRVEAACARALSYTPHPSYKHISTILKSGQDLIVDEQAATTETESANRSSQHGFTRGATYYGRK, encoded by the coding sequence ATGGCCGAGCACTATGGCACGGCAGTGATTCCAGCACGCGTCCGAAAGCCCAAGGACAAGCCTAGTGCGGAGGGGACGGTCGGAATCATTTCCACCTGGATTATCGCTGCTTTACGGAATCAGACATTCTTCACGCTGACTGAACTTAACGCGGCCATCGCTGAAAAACTCGCAGCGTTTAATAAGCGCCCTTTTCAGAAGAAACCGGGCAGCAGGCTCAGTACGTTTCTTGATGAGGAGAAACATACCCTGCAACCGCTGCCAGCTTCCTTGTACGAATGCGCCACCTGGAAAGTCGCCACCGTACAGTTTAATTATCACATAGCCGTCGACAAGATGCATTACAGCATCCCCTATGAATATATCAAGCAAAAAGTAGATGTTCGCATCACCAAAGGTGTCATCGAAGTATTCTACAACCATCATCGCATTTGTTCTCATCCCAGGCTCTACGGACGTCCTGGACAATATCATACGGTGGCGGATCATATGCCGGACAAACATAAGCAATACGTTCAATGGAATGCCGAGCGCTTTGTGTCATGGGCACAGCAAGTCGGTCCTTACACCACTGCAGCGATTCAAGCCATTCTGACCGGCCATCGTGTCGAACAACAAGGATACAAGGCTTGTATGGGCGTTCTGAAACTAGCAGACCGCTACTCGCTCGTTCGTGTGGAGGCCGCCTGCGCCAGGGCGCTCAGCTACACCCCACACCCTAGCTACAAACACATTAGCACCATTCTTAAATCCGGTCAGGATCTCATAGTTGACGAGCAGGCGGCGACAACGGAAACCGAATCCGCCAACCGTTCCAGTCAACATGGCTTTACGCGCGGCGCAACTTACTACGGGAGGAAATAA
- the istB gene encoding IS21-like element helper ATPase IstB encodes MLNETTMNKLISMRLSVMAESLREQMQTPSYSTLSFEERLGLLVDAEWARRKNNQLDRLIKKATFRYPNACVENIEYHADRKLDQAQILRLSTGNFIHEKHNVILMGASGAGKTYIGCALGISACRNFLATKYIRLPELLTDLAIARGDGTYKKVIAHYKKVRLLIIDEWLLVPLTMTESRDLLEIIEARHQNASTIFISQFSPEGWHEKINEHTMADAILDRIVHNSYHILIDGEDSMRKKKGLQV; translated from the coding sequence ATGCTTAACGAAACGACCATGAACAAACTCATCAGTATGCGACTCAGCGTGATGGCGGAGTCTCTTCGGGAGCAAATGCAGACGCCTTCTTACTCCACACTGTCCTTTGAAGAACGGCTCGGATTACTCGTGGATGCAGAATGGGCCAGACGCAAGAACAATCAACTGGATCGACTCATCAAAAAGGCGACATTTCGCTATCCAAATGCATGCGTTGAAAACATTGAATATCATGCGGATCGGAAATTGGATCAAGCGCAAATCTTGCGTTTATCCACCGGCAATTTTATTCACGAGAAACATAATGTCATTCTCATGGGGGCATCCGGTGCTGGAAAAACCTATATTGGCTGCGCACTCGGCATTTCCGCATGCCGGAATTTTCTCGCCACCAAGTACATCCGTTTGCCAGAGCTTTTGACCGATCTTGCAATTGCCCGGGGAGACGGAACATATAAGAAAGTGATCGCTCACTACAAGAAAGTTCGCCTGTTGATCATTGATGAGTGGTTACTCGTTCCGCTCACAATGACCGAATCCCGCGACCTGCTAGAAATCATCGAGGCGCGCCATCAAAATGCCTCCACAATCTTCATTTCCCAGTTTTCACCGGAGGGGTGGCACGAGAAAATCAACGAACATACCATGGCGGATGCGATCCTTGACCGCATAGTACACAACTCGTACCATATCCTCATCGATGGAGAAGATTCCATGCGAAAGAAAAAAGGGCTTCAGGTATAA
- a CDS encoding nucleotidyltransferase family protein translates to MNQFGISDKSFQLLLDTFIHYTQVEEVILFGSRAKGNYKKGSDIDLAIKGEECSASLALTLQSYINEELPIPYTVDVIDYNSLNHKELKEHIDRVGIKFYKR, encoded by the coding sequence ATGAATCAATTTGGTATATCAGATAAATCGTTTCAGTTATTGCTGGATACTTTTATACATTATACTCAAGTGGAAGAAGTGATCCTCTTCGGCAGCAGAGCAAAAGGCAATTATAAAAAAGGAAGCGATATTGATTTAGCAATTAAGGGAGAAGAATGTTCAGCGAGTCTAGCTCTGACATTACAATCCTATATTAATGAGGAATTGCCCATCCCTTATACGGTGGATGTAATAGACTATAATTCTTTGAATCACAAGGAATTAAAAGAACATATTGATAGAGTTGGAATAAAATTTTATAAACGATGA
- a CDS encoding nucleotidyltransferase substrate binding protein — MMSTDIRWKQRFHNFEKAFKNLEEALAKTELSKLEKAGVIQIYQFTFELAWKTTKDYLEEKGISVKFPRDTIKEAFKYEIIEDGELWLDMLQKRNFMAHTYDEALAELAYSLIADQYYAALRQVLLNLGAEQ, encoded by the coding sequence ATGATGAGCACCGATATAAGATGGAAACAACGCTTTCATAACTTTGAAAAAGCGTTCAAAAATTTAGAAGAGGCCCTGGCTAAAACGGAACTTTCCAAGTTAGAAAAAGCCGGAGTCATTCAGATTTACCAGTTTACCTTCGAGTTGGCATGGAAGACGACCAAAGATTATTTGGAAGAAAAAGGTATTTCGGTAAAATTCCCTAGAGACACCATCAAGGAAGCATTTAAATATGAAATAATAGAAGATGGTGAATTATGGCTGGATATGCTGCAAAAAAGAAATTTCATGGCACACACTTACGATGAAGCCTTGGCAGAACTCGCTTACAGTCTGATTGCTGATCAATACTATGCCGCTTTGAGACAAGTCTTGCTGAATCTGGGAGCGGAACAATGA
- a CDS encoding DUF3052 domain-containing protein produces the protein MQRHTSLSLLNISHMWSDVLILNAPKEYEEVLTAFDAEVHKEIKNEFYLFVQVFGTSNEQIQTLARKGVEVLGEDGLLWLSYPKKSSKVYKGSDCSRETVAVLLGDEGYEPVSQVAIDEDWSALRFRKAENIKTMTRKSAVTEKGKQRIGQ, from the coding sequence ATGCAGCGGCACACCTCGTTGTCATTATTGAACATTTCACACATGTGGAGTGATGTCTTAATCCTGAATGCTCCGAAAGAATACGAGGAAGTTCTCACTGCCTTCGATGCAGAAGTCCATAAAGAGATCAAGAATGAATTCTACCTTTTTGTGCAAGTATTTGGGACAAGCAATGAACAAATCCAGACGCTGGCCCGCAAAGGAGTAGAGGTCCTTGGGGAAGATGGGCTTCTGTGGCTGTCCTACCCCAAGAAGTCTTCCAAAGTCTATAAAGGATCGGATTGCAGCAGGGAAACGGTAGCGGTTCTTCTTGGGGATGAAGGGTATGAGCCTGTATCTCAGGTGGCAATTGATGAAGATTGGTCCGCTTTGCGCTTCCGGAAGGCAGAGAATATCAAGACCATGACCCGGAAGTCGGCTGTGACTGAAAAAGGGAAGCAGAGGATTGGACAATGA